Genomic window (Sinorhizobium sojae CCBAU 05684):
TCACATCGATCAGCCCCTTCTGCATCAGCCCGACGCCGGTCGCGAATTCCTCGTGGAAGCGGAACGAGCCGCGCAGTTCGAGTTCCTTGGCGGTGATCGCCATCATCGGCAGGCTCATGTCGCCGCCGAGCCCCAATTGCACGATCACGCCGCGCGGGCGCAGCGCCGCTATCCCTGCCACGAGCGCCGCCGCCGCACCGGAGCATTCATAAAGAACGTCGAAGCTGCCCTTGTCCGCGGAATAGGGGGCGAAGGCGTCCGGCTCGTTCTTCATGTTGATGATGCGATCCGCCCCGATCGTCCTTGCGAGCGAGAGGGTGAAGTCGGAGAGATCCGTCGCTACGATCTCGGCCGCGCCGGCGCGACGTGCAGCCAGGATTGCCAAGACGCCGATCGGACCGCAGCCTGTGACCAGCACGCGCTTGCCCAGCATCTCGCCGGCCCGGCGCGTGGCATGGAGCGCCACCGCCATCGGTTCGGCCAGGGCCGCTTCGCCCGGCGATAATCCTTCGGCCGGCACACATTGCAGCGCATCGGCGACCAGCACCTCGCGGAAGGCGCCCTGGACATGAGGGAAGGGCATCGCGCTGCCGTAAAAGCGCATGTTCAGGCACTGATTGTGGAGCCCTTGCTGGCAGTAGCGGCAGGCGCGGCAAGGCCGCGAGGGGGAGACGGCGACGAGATCGCCGACGGAGATGCCGTCGACTTCGGATCCGAGTGCTTCCACATAGGCCGAGACCTCGTGGCCGAGGATCATCGGCTCGCGCAGCCGGACGGCCCCGAAGCCGCCGTGATTGTAATAGTGGAGATCGCTGCCGCAGACCCCGCCAATGGCAAGCCGAAGCCGCACTTCGCCCGCGCCCGGCATTTCCACAGTCCGCTCTTCGATGCGCAGGTCCTTGGCCCCATGAACGACGATGGCTTTCATCTCGGATCCTCTCAAAGCACCGGCGTTAGCAGCGGTTTGCCGCCGAAATGCGCGGCAAGATTGTCGCGCACCAGTTGGCCCATGGCCTTGCGCGTTTCCACGGTGCCCGACGCGTGGTGTGGCTGGAGGAGCACATTGTCGAGCGCCAGAAACCGCGGGTTCAGCGCCGGTTCGCCCTCGAAAACGTCCAGTGCTGCGCAGCCGAGACTTCCGCTCTCCAGCGCATCGAGCAGTGCGTCCTCGTCGATGTTGGAGGCGCGGGAGATATTGATGAGCATACCCTCGCTGCCGAGAGCAGAGGTCACTTCGCTTCCGACGATGTGGCGGGTGGCGGCGGAGGCCGCAAGCGTGACGAAGAGGAAGTCGGAACGCTCGGCAAGCCCGACGGGATCGGCGACGAACGTCCAGTCGGATGCATAGGGTTTCGCCTCGACGTCACTATAGGCGATGTCCATGTCGAAGCCCTGCAGGCGTTTTGCTACTTCATAGCCAATCCGGCCGAGCCCGAGGACGCCCGCGGGCCGGCCCCAGACGCGGCGCTTCAGCGGGTAGAGGCCCTTCTTGGCCCAACTGCCGTCCTTGACCCAGCTTTCCGCTCCGATCATGCCGCGAGAGAGGCAGAGCATCATGGCGACGCCGAGATCGGCGACATCATTGGTCAAGACGTCCGGTGTGTTCGTTACCCTAATGCCGCGCTCACGGCAGGCCGCGAGGTCGACGGCATCGAAGCCGACGCCATAGACGGAAACCAGTTCGAGCGCCGGGCAGGCTTCGATCATCGCCCGGCCGGCGCCGAGTTCGCCGCGCGTGGCGATCGCGCGGATTTCCGGTCCGACGCTGGAAAGAAAGCTCTCCTTGTCGGACGCATCGAAATACCGATGCACGGTGAAGGCGTCGTTCAGTGGCGCCTCATCCCATTCCGGGTAGGGGCCGACTTGGAGGATATGGGGTTTGCTCAATTCAGTTTCTCCATCCCTTGACATTGAATGTTATCGATAACATAAACAGATCATCCGAGCTTGTCGAGATGAATGCGGGAGGAAAAATGAGCGTCGAACTATTTCAATTGAAAGGGCGCCGGGCGCTCGTCACCGGCTCCTCGCAAGGTATAGGCTTCGCGCTCGCCCAGGGGCTTGCCGATGCCGGAGCCGAAGTCATCCTCAATGGGCGCGATGAGACCAAGCTTGCTGCTGCAGCGAAGCGGATCCCCGGCGCGCGCCGGCTTGCCTTCGACGCCACCGACCATGAGGCGGTGCGCGCAGCCGTCGACCGCTTTGAGGCCGAGGTCGGTGCGATCGACATTTTGGTCAACAATGCCGGCATGCAGCACCGGACGCCGCTCGAGGATTTTCCCGCAGACGCCTTCGAGAAGTTGCTGCGCGCCAACATCTCGACGGTCTTTAACACCGGCCAGGCGGTCGCGCGGCACATGATCAAGCGCGGAGCCGGCAAGATCATCAACATTGCTAGCGTGCAGACGGCGCTGGCCCGTCCCGGAATTGCGCCCTATACGGCAACCAAGGGGGCTGTCGGCAATCTGACCAAGGGCATGGCGACGGATTGGGCGAAGTACGGGCTGCAATGCAATGCGATCGCGCCCGGCTATTTCGACACGCCACTCAATGCGGCCCTCGTCGCCGATCCTGCCTTCTCGGCCTGGCTGGAAAAGCGTACACCGGCCGGTCGCTGGGGCAAGGTGGAGGAACTGGTCGGCGCCTGTATCTTCCTTGCCTCTAATGCATCCTCTTTCGTGAACGGACATGTGCTCTATGTCGATGGTGGTATCACAGCTTCGCTCTGACCTCCCGCAGCGTATGGTGCTGATGGGGGTCGCCGGTTGCGGCAAGTCCTCTGTCGGAGCCGCACTCGCCAGGCGCATCGGTGCCGTCTATGTCGATGGCGACGATCTGCACCCCACGGCAAACATCGCCAAGATGAGCCGGGGCATTCCCTTGAGCGACGAGGACCGCTGGCCCTGGCTGACACGCGTCGGCGAGGCGCTTTCGGCCGGTCCCGGTCCGACGATCATTGGCTGTTCCGCTCTGAAGCGCGCCTATCGTGACCACATTACGAGCGTGGTGGGCGCAACGGTGACCTTCATCCATCTCGTCGGCTCGGTCGAAGTTATCGAAAAGCGAATGAAGGCCCGGGAGGGTCATTTCATGCCGCCGGCGCTGCTTGCGAGCCAGTTCGCGACGCTTGAGCCGCCGGGATCAGACGAGAATGCGATCAGCGTCGACATCGACCAGCCGCTCGAGGCGGTGGTCGAAAGCATCGCCAACCAGCTTGGAGGAACGGGAAGATGAACAGAGTCGCCTTGATCGGCGCCGGCGCCATGGGCGGCGCCATCGGCACGCGTCTTGTGGAAACCGGGAACGAATTGACGGTCTTCGATCTCGACCACGAAAAGGTTCGGCAATTGGTGGATAAGGGCGCCGTCGCGGTGGCGAGCGCGGCGGAGGCGGCTTCCCGCTCCGACTATGTGATCCTCAGCCTGAATTCGGCGAAAATCGTCAATGCTGCGGTTTTCGGGCCGGGCGGCATAGCGGAGGGAGCCAAGCCCGGAACGCTGGTCATCGACATGTCGTCCATTGACCCGGAATCGACGAAGGCGATGGCCTCAGAAGCGGCCAACGTGCGCCTGCGCTGGGTCGACAGCCCTCTTTCCGGCGGCGCCCCCAAGGCGCTGATCGGTGAATTGACGCTGATGGCGGGCGGCAGCGAGCAGGATGTGGCGGATGCCCATCAGGTGCTGAAGCATGTCGCCTCGAATTACACTCATATGGGTCCGTCAGGTGCCGGCCAGACGACCAAGCTGATCAACCAGGTTCTTTGCGGGCTCAATTTCCTTGCGGTGGCCGAGGCCACCCAACTGGCGCTCGACGCTGGCGTCGACGCGGCCAAGATCCCCCGGGCGCTGAAGGGCGG
Coding sequences:
- a CDS encoding L-idonate 5-dehydrogenase → MKAIVVHGAKDLRIEERTVEMPGAGEVRLRLAIGGVCGSDLHYYNHGGFGAVRLREPMILGHEVSAYVEALGSEVDGISVGDLVAVSPSRPCRACRYCQQGLHNQCLNMRFYGSAMPFPHVQGAFREVLVADALQCVPAEGLSPGEAALAEPMAVALHATRRAGEMLGKRVLVTGCGPIGVLAILAARRAGAAEIVATDLSDFTLSLARTIGADRIINMKNEPDAFAPYSADKGSFDVLYECSGAAAALVAGIAALRPRGVIVQLGLGGDMSLPMMAITAKELELRGSFRFHEEFATGVGLMQKGLIDVKPLITHTLPLAEAVAAFELASDRSQAMKAQIAFS
- a CDS encoding 2-hydroxyacid dehydrogenase — protein: MSKPHILQVGPYPEWDEAPLNDAFTVHRYFDASDKESFLSSVGPEIRAIATRGELGAGRAMIEACPALELVSVYGVGFDAVDLAACRERGIRVTNTPDVLTNDVADLGVAMMLCLSRGMIGAESWVKDGSWAKKGLYPLKRRVWGRPAGVLGLGRIGYEVAKRLQGFDMDIAYSDVEAKPYASDWTFVADPVGLAERSDFLFVTLAASAATRHIVGSEVTSALGSEGMLINISRASNIDEDALLDALESGSLGCAALDVFEGEPALNPRFLALDNVLLQPHHASGTVETRKAMGQLVRDNLAAHFGGKPLLTPVL
- a CDS encoding SDR family oxidoreductase, yielding MSVELFQLKGRRALVTGSSQGIGFALAQGLADAGAEVILNGRDETKLAAAAKRIPGARRLAFDATDHEAVRAAVDRFEAEVGAIDILVNNAGMQHRTPLEDFPADAFEKLLRANISTVFNTGQAVARHMIKRGAGKIINIASVQTALARPGIAPYTATKGAVGNLTKGMATDWAKYGLQCNAIAPGYFDTPLNAALVADPAFSAWLEKRTPAGRWGKVEELVGACIFLASNASSFVNGHVLYVDGGITASL
- a CDS encoding gluconokinase; the protein is MVLMGVAGCGKSSVGAALARRIGAVYVDGDDLHPTANIAKMSRGIPLSDEDRWPWLTRVGEALSAGPGPTIIGCSALKRAYRDHITSVVGATVTFIHLVGSVEVIEKRMKAREGHFMPPALLASQFATLEPPGSDENAISVDIDQPLEAVVESIANQLGGTGR
- a CDS encoding NAD(P)-dependent oxidoreductase, with the protein product MNRVALIGAGAMGGAIGTRLVETGNELTVFDLDHEKVRQLVDKGAVAVASAAEAASRSDYVILSLNSAKIVNAAVFGPGGIAEGAKPGTLVIDMSSIDPESTKAMASEAANVRLRWVDSPLSGGAPKALIGELTLMAGGSEQDVADAHQVLKHVASNYTHMGPSGAGQTTKLINQVLCGLNFLAVAEATQLALDAGVDAAKIPRALKGGRADSAILQEYMPRFVARDYRRTGRIDNMVKDLNGAQDLARRTNTTMPLTAVCAEVHRMLTAAGLGGEDQAALMEYFKGPNKEKFG